From the genome of Candidatus Desulfatibia profunda:
GGGCGGGTGAGGCGGCCCTTCACTTGCGATGGCTCTGGATGAGTCTAAGGATGGCGACCAGGTTTTTGAAATTGATGGTTTCAAATATATTGTGAATAAAGAATTTTTGGAGAAAGTCCAACCCGTTAAAGTGGATTTTACGGAAATGGGCTTTACACTCAACTGCGGGGTCGATTTCGGAGCGGCAGCATCAGAATGCTCCGGCTGCGGAACCAAAAATACCTGCGAATAGCCGGCAAGAAGGCTGGATCGAAGTTCACCGCAGTTCCGATGAGCGGGATCTTCACAATATTTTGACAAGACTTCGGCGAGCTCAGGCGAGTCGCTGCAGGGTGAGCGCAGATTATTGCAGTTTAAAAAAGGGCATACACGCATAAAGTGGTGCCCTTTTTTATTTAATTCGTTAATAAATTTTCATGAGATTTTTTTAGATAGCGGGGAGGTGCGGCATGAAAATTTTCATCACCGGAGGCCTCGGTTTTATTGGGAGACATTTGTCCGGTTTTTTTCTGAGCCAGGGACACCGGGTAACCGCCGTGGGAACCCGTCCAAGCCAGCACCTGATCACACACGACCATTTCCGCTACATATCAGCCGATACCACCCGCAAAGGAACCTGGCAGGACGCCCTGCAGGATACCGATGCCGTCATCAACCTGGCCGGCAAATCCATTTTTAAAAGATGGACCCAAAGCTACAAACAACTTATTTACGAAAGCCGAATCTTGACAACGCGCAACCTGGTCGAAGCCTTGCCGGCAAATAAAGGGATTACTTTATGCAGTGCTTCCGGGATCGGTTTTTACGGAAACAGGGGAAATGACACCCTGCCGGAAGATGAGACCAGCGGCAGTGATTTTCTGGCCGGCGTCAGCCGGGACTGGGAAGCCGAAGCCTTTCGCGCCCGGGAAAAAGGCGTACGGGTTGCAACCGCACGTTTCGGCATCGTTCTCGGCC
Proteins encoded in this window:
- a CDS encoding TIGR01777 family protein, yielding MKIFITGGLGFIGRHLSGFFLSQGHRVTAVGTRPSQHLITHDHFRYISADTTRKGTWQDALQDTDAVINLAGKSIFKRWTQSYKQLIYESRILTTRNLVEALPANKGITLCSASGIGFYGNRGNDTLPEDETSGSDFLAGVSRDWEAEAFRAREKGVRVATARFGIVLGQNGGAMEKMVPALRLFVGGPMGDGSQWFPWIHLEDLLWAMKFVVEHEKIDGPVNFCAPQAVRNRDFAKIMGRVLRRPAFMPAPGFMIRLILGEFGTSLLFSQRAVPDKLISYGFRFKYPEVEAAIRQIVEK